From the genome of Streptomyces spinoverrucosus:
CGGCGATCAGCTCGCCGTCGACCTCGGCGACGACGTCCATGTCGCCGGCCTTCCACTCCTTCTCCCGCTTGGTCTTCGCGGCCAGGAGCTGCTTCTCCTTGTCGCGCAGGGAGGCGGCCTTCTCGAAGTCCTGCGAGTCGATCGCGGACTCCTTGTCCCGGCGGACGGCGGCGATCTTCTCGTCGAACTCGCGCAGGTCCGGCGGAGCGGTCATCCGGCGGATGCGCATCCGGGAACCGGCCTCGTCGATCAGGTCGATCGCCTTGTCCGGCAGGAAGCGGTCCGAGATGTACCGGTCGGCCAGGGTGGCGGCCTGGACCAGCGCCTCGTCCGTGATGGAGACCCGGTGGTGGGCCTCGTAACGGTCGCGCAGACCCTTGAGGATCTCGATCGTGTGCGGCAGCGACGGCTCCGCGACCTGGATCGGCTGGAAGCGGCGCTCCAGGGCCGCGTCCTTCTCCAGGTGCTTGCGGTACTCGTCCAGCGTGGTCGCACCGATGGTCTGCAGCTCACCGCGGGCCAGCATCGGCTTCAGGATGGAAGCCGCGTCGATGGCGCCCTCGGCGGCACCCGCACCGACCAGCGTGTGCAGCTCGTCGATGAACAGGATGATGTCGCCGCGGGTGCGGATCTCCTTGAGCACCTTCTTCAGGCGCTCCTCGAAGTCACCGCGGTAGCGGGAGCCGGCGACCAGCGCGCCGAGGTCCAGGGTGTAGAGGTGCTTGTCCTTGAGGGTCTCGGGCACCTCGCCCTTGACGATGGCCTGGGCGAGGCCCTCGACGACGGCGGTCTTGCCGACGCCGGGCTCACCGATCAGGACCGGGTTGTTCTTGGTACGGCGGGACAGCACCTGCATGACCCGCTCGATCTCCTTCTCGCGCCCGATGACCGGGTCGAGCTTGGACTCACGAGCGGCCTGGGTGAGGTTCCGGCCGAACTGGTCGAGGACCAGGGACGTCGAGGGGGTGCCCTCGGCAGGCCCGCCGGCGGTGGCGGTCTCCTTGCCCTGGTAACCGGAGAGCAGCTGGATCACCTGCTGCCGCACCCGGTTCAGATCTGCGCCCAGCTTGACCAGGACCTGGGCGGCGACGCCCTCGCCCTCACGGATCAGGCCGAGCAGGATGTGCTCCGTGCCGATGTAGTTGTGGCCCAGCTGAAGGGCCTCGCGGAGCGACAGCTCCAGGACCTTCTTGGCACGGGGGGTGAAGGGGATGTGCCCGGACGGGGCCTGCTGGCCCTGCCCGATGATCTCCTCCACCTGCTGGCGGACCGCCTCGAGCGAAATCCCGAGGCTCTCAAGGGCCTTGGCGGCGACACCCTCACCCTCATGGATCAGGCCCAGGAGGATGTGCTCGGTGCCGATGTAGTTGTGGTTGAGCATCCGGGCTTCTTCCTGAGCCAGGACGACAACCCGCCGCGCGCGGTCGGTGAACCTCTCGAACATCGTTAATCGCTCCTCAGAGCGGTCAGGCAGTAAGGGGAACTTCCCCTCCCTGTCCTTCCGCAGCTTAGTCCCGCAAGCGGGGACCGCTCATTCCAACTGCCGACACCGTCGATGGCCTCCTGACCCGTGACGCCGACATCTGCTCCAACCCGATGGTGCGAGACGATGTTCCCGCAGGCCAGGCAGTTACCCCCACCATCAGTACGCCGATGGCGAACGTGAGACGGCCTTTCCTGCGTGTCGCCCCCTCCCACTAGGGATGTCTTACCCGCTCGCACTGACAGTCCATGCCGCGCGCCCCCGCTCCCTCCGCTATGGGCGAACAACCTTGCGCCACCCCGCACCCCCACACGCCCCCCTTTTCGCCACTCTGTGCATCCGCAGTAACACCCAGCGTAACTCGAACGCTGTTCTGACGGTTGCGCTTGGCATGGTTGGCGCAATGCCCTTGGTCCCGCTCCCGCGGCGCCCCCTCGATGCGGGCGATCGGCTCAGGCGGTGGTACGAGCACGAACTGGGCTGGCCGACCGTGCCGGGCACCCCGCTCCACCTGGCGGTGGGTGTCCGCTTCGACGTCCTGGACGTACCGGTCGAGGCGGGCCTCGCGGGCCTGCGACACCTCGTCGCGGGCTCTCCGGTGGCCGTCCGCGGTGACCGGATGCGGCTTCTGGTGGCGCCGGGGAGCGCGGAGGAGCTGCCGGGGGTGCTGGAGTGGCTGGAGTGGGGCAGCTTGCCGCTG
Proteins encoded in this window:
- a CDS encoding ATP-dependent Clp protease ATP-binding subunit; translation: MFERFTDRARRVVVLAQEEARMLNHNYIGTEHILLGLIHEGEGVAAKALESLGISLEAVRQQVEEIIGQGQQAPSGHIPFTPRAKKVLELSLREALQLGHNYIGTEHILLGLIREGEGVAAQVLVKLGADLNRVRQQVIQLLSGYQGKETATAGGPAEGTPSTSLVLDQFGRNLTQAARESKLDPVIGREKEIERVMQVLSRRTKNNPVLIGEPGVGKTAVVEGLAQAIVKGEVPETLKDKHLYTLDLGALVAGSRYRGDFEERLKKVLKEIRTRGDIILFIDELHTLVGAGAAEGAIDAASILKPMLARGELQTIGATTLDEYRKHLEKDAALERRFQPIQVAEPSLPHTIEILKGLRDRYEAHHRVSITDEALVQAATLADRYISDRFLPDKAIDLIDEAGSRMRIRRMTAPPDLREFDEKIAAVRRDKESAIDSQDFEKAASLRDKEKQLLAAKTKREKEWKAGDMDVVAEVDGELIAEVLATATGIPVFKLTEEESSRLLRMEDELHKRVIGQNDAVKALSKAIRRTRAGLKDPKRPGGSFIFAGPSGVGKTELSKALAEFLFGDEDALISLDMSEFSEKHTVSRLFGSPPGYVGYEEGGQLTEKVRRKPFSVVLFDEVEKAHPDIFNSLLQILEDGRLTDSQGRVVDFKNTVIIMTTNLGTRDISKGFNLGFAAAGDTKSNYERMKNKVSDELKQHFRPEFLNRVDDVVVFPQLTQADILRIVDLMISKVDERLKDRDMGIELSQSAKELLAQKGYDPVLGARPLRRTIQREIEDSLSEKILFGELRPGHIVVVDTEGEGETKTFTFRGEEKSALPDVPPIEQAAGGAGPNLSKDA